The DNA window CCCGCGATCTGGCCGGCCTGGTCTGGTCCTTCGGCACCTACCGTCCCTGACGGCCGGCCATAGCTCTGCGCGAGCAAGGTATTGCCCTGCGTGACGGTCATGCGTACTCTCCCTCGGTGGGGAGGCGCACATGCCGTTGTCAGCAAGTCCTGTCGTCCGGCGGGTGCGGCTCGGCGCGGAGCTGCGCCGGCTGCGCCGCCGGGAGTCGCTCACCCTGGAGCAGGTGTGCGGCCGGCTCGGCTGGGCATCCACATCGAAGCTGTCCCGCATCGAGCTGGGGCAGAGCCGGCCGGACCTGGCCGACGTGCTCGACCTGCTCGACGTCTACGGCGTGCCACCCCACCAGCGGGACGAGCTGATCGTCATCGCGCGGGACGCGGCCACCGGCCGCGGCTGGTCCCGGGCGCTGGGTGAGATGGGGGAGCGGCAGCGGGCGTACGCGGAGCTGGAGGCGGGCGCCGTCCGCATCGTGGACTACCAGCCGGTGCTGGTGCCCGGGCTGCTCCAGACCCCCGAGTACGCCCGGCTGCGGGTGTCGGCCGGCGCGCTGCTCGCCGAGGACGTCGACGTGGAGGCCGATGTCCGTGCCCGGGCGGTGCGCCAGGAGGTGCTGCGCCGGCCCGACCCGCCGCACTACACCGCGCTGATCGACGAACGTGCCTGCGACCCGGGCAGCCTCCCCGCCGAGGTGTGGCGGGAGCAGATCCGGCACCTGGCCGTCCTCGCCGAGTGGCCGCACGTGACCGTCCGGCTGCTGCCCCGCGACGCGGCGCCCCACGGCGACCTGCATCCGCTCGCGCCGTTCTCCTACTACGCGTATCCGGACCCGGCCGACCCGCGCACGGTGCTCGTGGAGACGCTCACCACCGACCTGCGGCTGGTGACCGAGGCGGACGTCGCCCGCTACGAGCAGCTGGTCGACTGGCTGCTCCTGGCGGCGCTGCCGGAGGAGGAGACGGTGGAGCTGCTGACCCGCCGGCTCGGCCCCGCGCCGGTGCCCCGGCCCCGCGAACCGCGCGAGGCAGACTGAGCGGGCCCGTCAGCCCGGCGCGGCGTCGGGCGCGCGGCCGCCGGGTCCGGCGCCCCCGATGCCCGTCGGGTACCGGCGGCCGGCGCGTCGCGCGCAGGCTATGCCAGGGGTACGACAGCGTCAGGCGGGCACGTCGACGAAGTGCTCGACGAGCGGCGGGCCGGCGAAGTGCGGGCCGATCAGTGCCCGCCACTGCGCGAAGCGCTCGCTCTGCCGGAAGTTGACGTCGTGCGCCTCGACCGAGTCCCACTCGACCAGCAGCACGAACCGGGACGGCGACTCGACGCCGCGGGTCATCCGCACCGAGCGGCAACCCTCGGTGCCGGCGAGGATCGGGCGCGCCGTCGCGTACGCGGCGGCGAAGTCGTCCTCGTGTCCGGGCGTCACGTCGATGAGCGCGACCTCAAGAACCATGCCCGAAGCCTCGCACGCCGCCCGTCGGCGGGTACGCCCCGGGGGCTGTTCCCCGCGCCACACCGCCTCTAGGGTGTTCGCGCGGGAAACGGGGAGGAACAGATGCTCGACTGGCTCACCGCCACGGCGTTCACGGTCCTGGGCGCCGGCACCACCTGGGCCGAGTTGCTCGGCTTCGCCACCGGTGTGGTCAACGTCTGGCTGGTGGCCCGGCAGCACATCGCCAACTGGCCGATCGGCATCGCCAACGTGCTGCTGCTCATGCTGCTGTTCTGGACCGCCGGCCTGTACGCCGACGCCGGCCTCCAGATCGTCTACGTCGTCCTCGGCCTGTACGGCTGGTGGCACTGGCTCTTCGGCGGGGAGCGGCGGAGCCGGCTGACCGTGGCCCGTACCGGCCGGCGGGAGTGGTGGGCGCTCGGGGTGGCCGGGGTGCTGCTCACGGCCGGGCTCTGGGCGTTGCTGGACCGGGCCACCGACTCCACGGTGCCGCTGGCCGACGCGGTCACCACCGCGCTGTCGCTGCTGGCCACCTACGGCCAGACCCGCAAGCTGGTGGAGAGCTGGTGGCTGTGGATCGCCGCCGACCTGATCTACATCCCGCTCTACGCGTACAAGGGACTCTGGCTGACCGGCGGCCTCTACCTGATCTTCCTGGCGCTCTGCGTGGTCGGCCTGCGGGAGTGGCGGGCGGACCTGCGCCGGCGGTCGGCGGCGATCCCGGTGCCGCCCGGCCCGGCCCCCGTCGCCGCGTGAGCGGGGGGAGCGGGCCGGGCCGGGAGTTCCGGCACGGCCTGGTGGTGGGCAAGTTCTACCCGCCGCACGCCGGGCACCACGCGCTCGTCGAGGCGGCCGCGGCCCGGTGCGCGGCGGTCACCGTGGTGGTCGCGCCGTCCCGGCGCGAGTCGATCCCGCTCGACCTGCGGGTCGCCTGGCTGCGCGAGGCGCACGCCGCCACGCCGTGGGTGCGGTTCGTCGGCCGCTACGACGACCACCCGGTCGACTACGCCGACCCGGCGATCTGGGACCTGCACTGCGCGGTGTTCGCCGACGCGCTCGGCGGGGAGCCGGTGGATGCGGTCTTCTCCTCCGAGGCGTACGGGACGGAGTTGGCCCGTCGTTTCGACGCGGTCGCGGTCTGCGTCGACCTGGACCGGCGGGTGGTGCCGGTCTCCGGCACCGCGGTGCGCGCGGACCCGGTGGCGCACTGGCGGCGCCTGAGCCCGCCGGTGCGGGCGTGGCTGGTCCGCCGGGTCGTGGTGGTCGGGGCCGAGTCGACCGGCACCACGACGATGGCGGCGGCGCTCGCCGCCCACTACGGCACCGCCTGGGTCCCGGAGTACGGCCGCGAGCTGACCGAGCGCAAGCTCGCCGGGCTGCGGCGCGTCCGGCCGGACGCGACGATCTTCGACGTCACGTGGGACCGGGCCGACTTCGTCGAGGTGGTCCGGGCGCAGCAGGCCGCCGAGGACGCGGCGGCCCGCACCAGCGGCCCACTGCTGTTCTGCGACACCGACGCGCGGGCCACCGCGATCTGGGAGGAGCGCTACCTGGGGTCCTCGTCGGAGGCGGTCCGGGTGGCCGCCCGCCGGCCGGCGCTGTACCTGCTGACCGGCCACGAGGGGGTGCCCTTCGCCGACGACGGGCTGCGCGACGGTGAGCACCTGCGGGGCTGGATGACCGGGCGGTTCCGGGAGGAGCTGGCCGGCTGCGGGGTGCCGGTGGTCGAGCTGCGCGGGCCGCACGAGGAGCGGCTGGCGGCGGCCGTCGCCGCCTGCGACGCCCTGCTGGCCGCCGGCTGGTCCTTCACCGACCCGCTGCTTCCGGCCTTGTAGGACCCGGCGCGCGAGGGGCCCCAGGTGGATCCCTAGCCTCCTAGGACGCCGTGCGCCGCGAGACCTGCCCCACACCAGAAGACCCTTACCCCGGCAAACGGGACCCCCGAAGATGCGGCGACCCGGGCCGATGGTGAACAATGGCGGCCGAGGAGGGGAGTATTCCCCCGCGACGGAGTCGTCAGCACGGAAGCGCGCCGGCCCCCCGGTGGCACGACCCGGCTCCGTCGGTCAGCGACCCTTCGGGGTCGGTGGCGGAAGAGACCTCCGACAGTCACCAGAGTCAGCGTCGACGCACCCCGGCTCCTCACCCGGCGTACGGTGTGCCCGACGCTGTGTGTCTGCCGGAGGATGGATTTGAACGTGTCCGGATGGGTGTGGGCGGGAACCCTGGTCGGGATGACCGCGGTCCTGCTGGTCGACCTGTTCATCATCGGTCGCCGCCCGCACGAGCCCAGCGTCCGCGAGTCGAGCCTGTGGGTCGGCTTGTACGTGGGGCTGGCCCTGCTCTTCGGGGCGGGCCTGTGGCTCACCTCAGGCCCCAGCATTGCGGGCCAGTTCTACACCGGGTGGCTCACCGAGTACAGCCTCTCGGTGGACAACCTCTTCGTCTTCGTGATCATCATGGCGCGCTTCGGGGTGCCCCGGCAGTATCAGCAGAAGGTGCTGCTCATCGGCATCCTGCTGGCGCTGGTCATGCGGGGTGGCTTCATCGCCGCCGGCGCGGCGCTGATCTCCCAGTTCTCCTGGGTGTTCTACATCTTCGGCGCGTTCCTGATCTACACGGCGGTCAACCTGGCCCGCCAGGGTGAGCCGGACGAGGACGAGTTCAGCGAGAACGTGCTGATCCGGTGGAGCCGCAAGGCGTTGCCGCTGTCCCGGGACTTCGACGGGGCGCGGATGACCACCCACGAGAACGGGCGGCGGCTGTTCACCCCGATGCTGATCGTGATGATCGCGATCGGCACCACCGACCTGATCTTCGCCCTCGACTCGATCCCGGCGATCTTCGGCATCACCCAGGAGCCGTACCTGGTCTTCACCGCGAACGTGTTCGCGCTGATGGGGCTGCGGCAGCTCTACTTCCTGCTCGGCGGCCTGCTGGACCGCCTGATCTACCTGAGCTACGGCCTGGCCGTGGTGCTCGGCTTCATCGGGGTCAAGCTGGTCCTGGAGGCCCTCGCCGACAACAACCTGCCGTTCGTCAACGGCGGCGAGCACGTGGGCTGGGCCCCGCACATTCCGATCTGGCTGTCGCTCACCGTCATCCTGGGCACCCTGGCCGCGGCCACCGTGGCCAGCCTGGTCAAGTCGTCCCGGGACCGGCGCCGCGAGCTGGCCGAGGCCCGTCGCTGACCGGACCGCACACGAAAGGGGCGCCCCGCGGTCGGGGGCACCCCTTTCGGCGTACGGGGGTCAGATGCGGTGCGCCCCGACCAGGGTGGCCTCCCGGTCCGGCGGGAGCCGCTCCTCGACGACCCGGCGCTTCACGTAGCAGGCGTGCAGCATCCGCCGCACCTCGCCCTGCGGCTCGGTGCTGACGATGCCGACGTGGTGGATCCGCCGGCCGGGCCGGGCGAAGAAGTAGAGGTCGCCGGGGCGTTCCTCGCCCAGCGCCAGGGGAGTGGTCGCCTCCGCCTGGTCGTCGGCGTCCCGGGGCAGGGTCAGGCCGTGCCGGCGCCAGGCCAGGTGCACCAGACCCGAGCAGTCGATGCCGTCGGTGGACAGCCCGCCCCAGATGTAGATCAGGTCGCGCAGGCGCTCGGCGAGGGCGAGCACCTCCTTGGCCTCCGGCCGCTCGGCGGGCAGCGGGACCAGGTCGCCCTCCGGGGCCCAGAGCGGGTCGGCCCGACCGGGCGCGAGGACCGGCCGCCAGCCGTCCACGGGCCGCCCGGCCGGGGCCAGGCGGGTGCCGAGGACCACGCCGGCCAGGACCGGCGGGCCGTCGGGGACGGCGCGCAGCGCGGTGTGTGCGGTGTCCACGACCAGCGGGGTGGCCGGTGAACCGGACTCCGCCGGGGCGCTGAGCTGGGCGGCGGGCAGCCACCCCGGATAGCCGCGTACGTCGAGCTTGGGGGCGGGCTGCGCCAGGGCGACGACGTGTGCCCAGCCGTCCGCGCGCAGCTCGGTGACCAGCACCCGCTCGCCGAGCAGCAGCTGGGTCAGGACGCAGTCGCCGACCTGCTGGTCGCGGTCCATGCCGGCGATCCAGGCGGCGACGTCCGGCGGATCGTCCAGCGCGGGGCGGTCGACGGGGCGGACCGCCTCGGGGCTGGCCCAGAGGGTCGCCACCGGGACCCGGACGACGGCCTCGCGGCCCGGTTGAAGCTTCATGCCCACCCCCACCTCACGACCCTATGAAAAATTCCAACGGCGCTCAACCATGCGATTGAACCTTTGCTTCACTCACGTTGGCGATCCCGAGGCCGGGCGCGTCCGGCAGCACGACGGTCGCGCCGTCGTACCGGATCCCGCCGGCGACCGGCGACCAGGCCAGCCACCAGGCGGCGTCGAGGTCCGACACGGCCGTGGTGCCGTAGGCGGCGACCAGGCTCGCCGCCGCGCCGAGGCCCACCTGGCTCTCCATCATCGAGCCCACGATGGTGCCCATGCCGTGCGCGGCGGCCAGGTCGAGCAGCGTCCGCGCGGTGTGCAACCCGCCGCACTTGGCCAGCTTGACGTTGACCATGTCGGCCGCCCGCCGCCGGATCACCTCGACCAGGTCGCGCAGGTCGAAGACCGACTCGTCGGCGAGGATCGGCAGCTCCACCCGGTCGCTGACCCAGGCCAGCCCGTCCAGGTCCCGCCGGTGCACCGGCTGCTCGACCAGCTCGACGTCCAGCCCGGCGTCCTCGATCCCGCGGATCACCCGGACGGCCTCGCGCGGCGTCCAGCCCTGGTTGGCGTCCAGCCGGATCCGCACGTCGGGCCCCACCGCGGCGCGGACCGCGCGGACCCGGTCCAGGTCGCCCGGCGCGTCCGTGCCGACCTTGAGCTTCAGCACGGTGAACCCCTCGGCCCGGCGCCGGGTGGCCGCCGCCGCCAGGTCCACCGCGTCCCCCGCGGCCAGCGTGACGTCCGTCGGGACGCGCAGGGTGGTGCCGCCGAGCAACCGCACCAGGGGTACGCCGAGCCGCCGCGCGGCCAGGTCGTGCAGGGCGACGTCGACGGCCGCCTGGGCCGACTCGTTGCCCACCACGGCCCGGCGCACCTCGGCGCAGCGGGCCTGGAGGTCGTCGGCGTCCCGCCCGGTCAGCAGCGGCCCGAGCAGTTGCCGGACGCACGCCTCGGCGCCGGCGACCGACGCGCCGGTCACCTGCCAGACCTGCGGCGCCTCGCCGAAACCCGAGCGGCCGTCGGCGTCCACCACCTCGACGACCAGGGTGTCCACGGTGGTGGTGCGGCGCAGCGCGGTGACGAACGGGGTGTGTAAGGGGGCCGAGAGCCGGTGGGTGCGTACCGCGGCGATCGTCATGTGCGGCACCCTATACGGAGCCGGTGGCGAACAGGGGAGGGCCGACGATGAGGCGGGACTGGGAGCTGGTGGGCGCGCCGAACGCCCGTGACCTGGGCGGGCTGCCCACCAGGGACGGGCGGCGGGTACGCGCCGGCCGGCTGCTCCGCACCGCGGCGCTCGGCCGGCTCACCGACGAGGACCTGCCGGTGCTGGGCAAGCTGGCCCCGGCCTGCGTGGTGGACCTGCGGCACGCCACCGAGCAGGCGGTCGCGCCGCCCGACCGCCTGGCCGGCGAGCCGCGGGTGGTGCACCTGCCGGTCTACGACGCGGCCCACCCGGTGTTCACCTACGTCTCGGCGGTGCTGCTCGGCCACGACCTCGACGCGTACGAGGAGCTGGCCCGGGAGGGCATGCCGGGGGCGATGGCGGCCATCTACCGCTGGTTCGTCACCGGCGAGTCGGCCCGGGCGGGGTTCGGGACGGCGGTGCGGCTGGCCGCCGACGGCGCGAACCTGCCGCTGCTGTTCCACTGTTCGGCCGGTAAGGACCGCACGGGCTGGCTGGCGGTGGTGCTGCTCACCGCGCTCGGGGTGGACGAGCCGGCGATCCGGGCGGACTACCTGCGGCACAACGAGCTGACCGAGAGCCTGCGCGAGGTGCTGCTGGCCGCCATGACCCGCCGCCGGCCGAACCTGGACCCGGCGGTCGCCCGGCCGCTGCTGGAGGTGCGGCCGGAATACCTGGACGCCGCCTATGACGAGGTGCGCCGCGTGCACGGCACCTTCGACGCGTACCTGCGCGACGGGCTGGGGCTGACCGACCGGACGCTGGCCGCGTTGCGGGCGAACCTGCTGGAGTGACCGGTCACCCGGCCAGGTCGTGCCGGGCCGCCCAGACCCGCTCGGAGACGTGCGCGATCAGGCGGCAGGCGTCGTCCTCGACCTCCTCGCCGCTCGGCCCGCCGTCGGCCAGCTCGGTGGTGGTGCAGACCACGACGGCGTACGGCGGGGCGTCGTCGGGGAAGACCACGCCGGCGCCGTGCCGGACGCCGCGTACCCAGCCGTTCTTGTGCGCGATCCGGGTCCCCTCGGGCAGCCCGGCGGCGAGGTCCTCGCGGTGCTCCTGGGCGAACAGCACGTCCAGCATGGCCGCGCAGCCGGCCGGCGAGGCCAGCGGGCCGGGCCGGCCGGCGCCGAGCGTCAGGCCCCCGAGCAGCGCGGCCAGGTCGGCGGCGGTGACCAGGTTGTCGATGCCGGCGTCGCGGGCCGCGAAGTCCTCGATGCCCCGGCCCGTGACGCTGTGCCGGGCCCCGGCCAGCGTCCAGGCCTCGGCCACGGCGGGCAGTCCGACCTGCGCGATGCAGACGTTGGTGGCCAGGTTGCTGGAGCGGACGATCATCCGTTCGGCGAGCCAGCGCAGCGGTGCCTCACCGCCCACCCGCGCCCAGACCGCGTCGTCGTTGTCGTAGTGCTGGGCGTTGCTGAAGCTCGGCGTGCCGGGCAGGGCGGACTCGAAGCTGTTGCGCACGGGGACCGGCCGGTCCAGGTCCAGCCGGCCGGCCTCGGCGGCGCGGTGCAGCGCCACCAGCACGGCGACCTTCATGGTGCTGGCCGCGTAGTGGGTGGCGTCGGCGTGCCGCGTCCAGGTGGGCGAGGCGCCGAGCCGCCCCACGTACGCCGAGACGGTGCCGGGCACCTTGTCCAGGTGCGCGTCGAGTTCCTCCCAGATCATGCCGGTGACCGTAGCGGATCATCGCGGGGGCTGCGGTGCGGCCCGGCCCGGGTCTAGCGTGCGGAGATGACGACCGCCGCGTACGACGCCATCGCCGACTGGTACGACGACTACGTCACGACCACCGCCACCGACTACAGCGACCGGGTCCGGTCGGTGCTGGCCGAGCTGCTCGGTCACGGTGCCGGGCGCTGCCTGGACCTGTGCTGCGGCACCGGGGCGCACGCCGCCGAGCTGCGCCGGCTGGGGTGGCGGCCGGTCGGGGTGGACCTGTCGGGCGGGCAGCTGCGCCACGCGCGGGGGCGCCTTCCGGTGGCCCGGGGCGACGCGACCGCGCTGCCCCTGCCGGCCGGCGCCGTGCCGGCGGTGGCCTGCGTGCTCGCCCACACGGACATGCCCGACTACCCGGCGGCGATCGCCGAGGCGGCCCGGGTGCTGGCGCCCGGCGGGCGGCTGGTCCACGTCGGCGTGCACCCCTGCTTCGTCGGGGCGTTCGCCGACCGCTCCGAGCCGGGGCGGGCCGTGATCGACGGCGGGTACGCCGAGCGGGAGCGCAGCTTCCGGTCCTGGAACACGGTCGGCGTGCGCGCCCGGGTCGGCGCCTGGCACCTGCCCCTGGCCGACCTGCTCAACGCGGTCACCGCCGCCGGCCTGACGCTGACCGCCGTCCGCGAGTCCGGCTCCGGCCCGGTCCCCGACATCCTCGCCCTCCAGGCCACCAAACCCTGACCCCACCTCCACCACCTCACCGCCCTGACCCGTTGATCATGAGGTTAGCGGCGGTGTCGATCTCCGAAACTGCCGCCAACTTCATGATCGAGGGCGGTGGGCGGAGGCCGGGTGGGGAGGGGGCCAGGGGGAGGGAGGGCGGGAATGGGTGGAGCCCGGTCCGCCGAGGGCGGGCCGGGCTCCGGGTGGGGCGTGTGTGGTCAGCCGGCGTGCTTGCGGCGGGCGGCCATCCGGCCGCGCTGGGTCTGGTCCAGCACCACCTTGCGGATCCGCACCGCGGTCGGGGTCACCTCGACGCACTCGTCCTCGCGGCAGAACTCGAGGGCCTGCTCCAGCGACAGCTTGCGCGGCGGGATCAGCTTCTCGGTCTCGTCGGAGGTCGAGGCCCGCATGTTGGTGAGCTTCTTCTCCTTGGTGATGTTGACGTCCATGTCGTCGGAGCGGGAGTTCTCCCCGACGATCATGCCCTCGTACACCTCGGTGGTCGGCTCGACGAAGAGCTGGCCGCGCTCCTGCAGGTTGATCATTGCGAACGAGGTGACCGCGCCGGCGCGGTCGGCGACCAGCGAACCGTTCTGCCGGGTCCGCAGCTCGCCGAACCACGGCTCGTACGACTCGAAGACGTGGTGCAGGATGCCGGTGCCCCGGGTGTCGGTGAGGAACTCGGTGCGGAAGCCGATCAGGCCGCGCGCCGGGACCAGCCACTCCATCCGGATCCAGCCGGTGCCGTGGTTGACCAGCTGTTCCATCCGGCCCTTGCGGGTGGCGAGGAGCTGCGTGATCGCGCCCAGGTACTCCTCCGGGGCGTCGATGGTCAGCCGCTCGACCGGCTCGCAGGTCTTCCCGTCGATCTCCTTGGTGACCACCTGCGGCTTGCCGACGGTCAGCTCGTAGGACTCGCGGCGCATCTGCTCGACCAGGATGGCCAGGGCCAGCTCACCGCGGCCCTGCACCTCCCAGGCGTCCGGCCGCTCGGTGGGCAGCACCCGCAGCGACACGTTGCCGACGAGCTCCTTGTCGAGCCGGTCCTTGACCATCCGGGCGGTGACCTTGGCGCCCTTGACCCGGCCGACCAGCGGCGAGGTGTTGGTGCCGATGGTCATCGAGATGGCCGGCTCGTCGACGGTGATCAGCGGCAGCGGGATCGGGTTCTCGGCGTCGGCCAGGGTCTCGCCGATCATGATCTCCGGGATGCCGGCGACCGCGATGATGTCGCCCGGGCCGGCGCTGTCGGCCGGCTTGCGCTCCAGGCCCTCGGTCATCAGCAGCTCCGAGATGCGGACCCGCTGGCTGCTGCCGTCGGTGCGGCACCAGGTGACCGTCTGGCCCTTGCTGATGGTGCCCTGGCGGACCCGGCACAGCGCCAGCCGGCCGAGGAACGGCGAGGCGTCGAGGTTGGTGACGTGCGCCTGCAGCGGCGCGTCCTCCTCGTACGCGGGGGCCGGGATGGTGTCCAGCAGGGTGCGGAACAGCGGCTCCAGGCTGTGGCTGTCGTCGGGCACCGAGCCGTCGGCCGGCTGGGTCAGCGAGGCGATGCCGTCGCGGGCGCAGGCGTAGACGATCGGGAAGTCGATCTGCTCCTCGTCGGCGTCCAGGTCGAGGAAGAGCTCGTAGGTGTCGTCCACGACCTCCTTGATCCGGGCGTCCGGCCGGTCCACCTTGTTGATCACCAAGATGATCGGCATCCGGGCCTTGAGGGCCTTGCGCAGCACGAACCGGGTCTGCGGCAGCGGGCCCTCGCTGGCGTCGACCAGCAGCACCACCCCGTCGACCATGGTCAGGCCGCGCTCCACCTCGCCGCCGAAGTCGGCGTGGCCGGGGGTGTCGATGATGTTGATGGTGACCGCGTCGGAGCCGTCCGCCGGCATGTACCGCACGCCGGTGTTCTTGGCCAGGATGGTGATGCCCTTTTCCCGCTCGAGGTCCATCGAGTCCATGACCCGCTCGGTGTCCTCACCACGGGCGCCGTAGGCGCCGGCCTGCCGCAACATGGCGTCGACCAGGGTCGTCTTGCCGTGGTCGACGTGGGCGATGATGGCGACGTTGCGGAGGTCGGTGCGAAGCTGCATACCCTCCATACTCCTGTCTGCGGTTGCCGGGGCACGCCTCGGGGTCACCCCGAGATCGCCCGGATCTCTGCCGAAAGTGCTGTCCCGACCGTTCCAGGGACTGGCATGCTGGCTCCCGTGCGGGGGACCGGATGCCTGACCTGCTGAACTGGCTGCAGGAGCTGCCGCCTCTGCTGATCTACCTGGTCGCCGCGACAATCGTCGCGGGCGAAACCGCGGTGATCTTCGGGCTGCTGGTGCCGGGTGAGGCGACCCTGCTGCTGGTCGGCTTCTTAGCCTACGCGGGGACGCTGCGGATTATTCCGGCGCTGCTGGCCATGACGGCGGCCGCCGTGATCGGAGACACACTCGCCTATCGCGCCGGCCGGCGGTACGGGCCGAAACTGCGCGCCTCCGGCCTCGGTGCCCGGATCGGGCCGCACCGGTGGCGGCGCGCCGACTCGCTGCTCGACCGCCTCGGCGGCCGGGGTGTGCTGGCCGCCCGCTGGGTGGCCTTCGCCCGCACCCTGGCGCCCCGGCTGGCCGGCGCGGCGGGCCTGCCGTACCGGCGGTTCGCCCCGTGGAACTTGGCCGGGGTGGTGAGCTGGGTGGGGGCGTCCGTGCTGGTCGGTTACGCCGCCGGTGAGTCCTATGAGCGGGTGTCCCGGTTCCTGGGCCGGGCCACCGGCGCGGTGCTCGTGCTGCTGGTCTGCCTCATCGGGGTGGTGCTGGCCGGCCGCTGGCTGGGTCGCAACCCGGACCCGGCGCGGGCGCTGGCCGCCCGCGCCGCCGCCCTGCCACCGCTGCGCTGGCTGCGCGCCCGCTACGGGGTGCTGTTCTTCCTGCTCGCCATGCGGTTCGGCCCGGCCGGGACGCTGCTGATCAACCTGGCGGCCGGCCTGCTGCTGCTGTTCGCCGCCGGGCTGGCCGTCGCAGCGGTGCTGGAGGCCGTGGTCCGGCACAGCGGGCTCGGGGTGCTCGACGGGCTCGTCGCGGACTGGTTCGCCGCCCGGCGTACCCCCGGGGTGGCCGACACGGCGCTGGCCGCGGTCTCGGTGCTGCGCGGCTGGGTGCTGATCGCCGCGGTGGCCCTCGTGGCGGCGGTGGTGGCCTGGCGGAGCCGGCCGTGGCGGGCCGACCTGCTCAGCGTCCTCGGCACGGTGGGGGCGTTCGTGCCGCTGGTGGTGCTGGTCGTGGTCGCCGGCGTGACCGCACCGGGCGGCCCGGACGGCGCTCCGGACCTGCTGCCCACCCAGAACGCGGTGGTCACGGCGAGTTTCGGCACCCTCGCGTGGCTGCTGTCCCGGGGCGCCCGCTGGCCGGTGGCGGTGGCGGTCTGGACGGGCGCCCTGGCCGGCGTGGTCGCCGTCACCGGCGCCCGGCTCTACCTGGGGTGGAGCACGGCCAGCGGCACCGCGACGTCGGTGCTGCTCGGTGCGGCCTGGGTCACCGTGCTCGTGGTCGCCTGGGCCACCCGGGACCACGCGGTCGGCGGGGACGACGCGCCGCCCGGCGCGGACGGGCTGGCCACAGGGGACGGATCGCCGCGGCCGCGGGCCCTCCCCGGCGGCGTCGCGGGTACCCCGCCGGCCCGTTGATCCCTGCTAGGGTGCGGCGGACGACCACGGGGGAGGTCTGATGCGTCGAGGAGTGGGCCGCTGGGCCACGGCGGCGGTCGCCGCGGTGCTGGCGGCGACCGTGGTCACCGGGTGCGGCGACGGCGACGGGCCGACCCGCGAGGTGGCGGTGGAGCTGCCCAGCGAGGCGCCCGTCGACGCGCCGGCGGACGGCCCCGCCGACCTGCCGAGCGACGAACCGCCGGCGGTCGCGGCCATGGGCGGGAAGCCCAGCGCCAAGCCCAGCCCGAGCGCGTCGTCGAAGCCGAAGCCGAAGCCGACCCGCACCACCACCGGCCCGCTCGCCAAGCCGAAGCCACCCACCGAGACCCAGGTGCCGCCGCCCCCGCCGAAGCCGCCGGCGAGCGGGTGCCAGCCCAGCTACCGGGGCACCCAGGCGACCCGCAGCCAGGTGAAGTCGGCGCTGTCCGACGCGGCGGCGCGCACCTACTGGCCCACCTCCGCGCCGGACATCAAGATCCCGCTGGCCCTGATGAAGGCGACCGCCTGGCAGGAGAGCGGCTGGCAGTCCAACATCGTGGCCTGCGACGGGGGCATCGGGCTCATGCAGGTCATGCCGGCCACCGCGGACTGGATGAACCAGCGGTTCGGCCAGTCGTACGACATCGATGCTTACCGCGACAACGCCTACCTGGGCGGCACCTACCTGGCCTGGCTCACCAAGTACATCGGCGACATGTACTTCGAGTCGGACTACCGGCTGGACGCCTCGCTCTGCACGTCGGAACTGAACTCCTGTCTGCTCAACGCGGTGATCGCGGCGTACAACTACGGGCACGGCGCGGTGGCC is part of the Micromonospora halotolerans genome and encodes:
- a CDS encoding serine hydrolase, translating into MIWEELDAHLDKVPGTVSAYVGRLGASPTWTRHADATHYAASTMKVAVLVALHRAAEAGRLDLDRPVPVRNSFESALPGTPSFSNAQHYDNDDAVWARVGGEAPLRWLAERMIVRSSNLATNVCIAQVGLPAVAEAWTLAGARHSVTGRGIEDFAARDAGIDNLVTAADLAALLGGLTLGAGRPGPLASPAGCAAMLDVLFAQEHREDLAAGLPEGTRIAHKNGWVRGVRHGAGVVFPDDAPPYAVVVCTTTELADGGPSGEEVEDDACRLIAHVSERVWAARHDLAG
- a CDS encoding DedA family protein, coding for MPDLLNWLQELPPLLIYLVAATIVAGETAVIFGLLVPGEATLLLVGFLAYAGTLRIIPALLAMTAAAVIGDTLAYRAGRRYGPKLRASGLGARIGPHRWRRADSLLDRLGGRGVLAARWVAFARTLAPRLAGAAGLPYRRFAPWNLAGVVSWVGASVLVGYAAGESYERVSRFLGRATGAVLVLLVCLIGVVLAGRWLGRNPDPARALAARAAALPPLRWLRARYGVLFFLLAMRFGPAGTLLINLAAGLLLLFAAGLAVAAVLEAVVRHSGLGVLDGLVADWFAARRTPGVADTALAAVSVLRGWVLIAAVALVAAVVAWRSRPWRADLLSVLGTVGAFVPLVVLVVVAGVTAPGGPDGAPDLLPTQNAVVTASFGTLAWLLSRGARWPVAVAVWTGALAGVVAVTGARLYLGWSTASGTATSVLLGAAWVTVLVVAWATRDHAVGGDDAPPGADGLATGDGSPRPRALPGGVAGTPPAR
- the typA gene encoding translational GTPase TypA — protein: MQLRTDLRNVAIIAHVDHGKTTLVDAMLRQAGAYGARGEDTERVMDSMDLEREKGITILAKNTGVRYMPADGSDAVTINIIDTPGHADFGGEVERGLTMVDGVVLLVDASEGPLPQTRFVLRKALKARMPIILVINKVDRPDARIKEVVDDTYELFLDLDADEEQIDFPIVYACARDGIASLTQPADGSVPDDSHSLEPLFRTLLDTIPAPAYEEDAPLQAHVTNLDASPFLGRLALCRVRQGTISKGQTVTWCRTDGSSQRVRISELLMTEGLERKPADSAGPGDIIAVAGIPEIMIGETLADAENPIPLPLITVDEPAISMTIGTNTSPLVGRVKGAKVTARMVKDRLDKELVGNVSLRVLPTERPDAWEVQGRGELALAILVEQMRRESYELTVGKPQVVTKEIDGKTCEPVERLTIDAPEEYLGAITQLLATRKGRMEQLVNHGTGWIRMEWLVPARGLIGFRTEFLTDTRGTGILHHVFESYEPWFGELRTRQNGSLVADRAGAVTSFAMINLQERGQLFVEPTTEVYEGMIVGENSRSDDMDVNITKEKKLTNMRASTSDETEKLIPPRKLSLEQALEFCREDECVEVTPTAVRIRKVVLDQTQRGRMAARRKHAG
- a CDS encoding tyrosine-protein phosphatase, with the protein product MRRDWELVGAPNARDLGGLPTRDGRRVRAGRLLRTAALGRLTDEDLPVLGKLAPACVVDLRHATEQAVAPPDRLAGEPRVVHLPVYDAAHPVFTYVSAVLLGHDLDAYEELAREGMPGAMAAIYRWFVTGESARAGFGTAVRLAADGANLPLLFHCSAGKDRTGWLAVVLLTALGVDEPAIRADYLRHNELTESLREVLLAAMTRRRPNLDPAVARPLLEVRPEYLDAAYDEVRRVHGTFDAYLRDGLGLTDRTLAALRANLLE
- a CDS encoding lytic transglycosylase domain-containing protein codes for the protein MRRGVGRWATAAVAAVLAATVVTGCGDGDGPTREVAVELPSEAPVDAPADGPADLPSDEPPAVAAMGGKPSAKPSPSASSKPKPKPTRTTTGPLAKPKPPTETQVPPPPPKPPASGCQPSYRGTQATRSQVKSALSDAAARTYWPTSAPDIKIPLALMKATAWQESGWQSNIVACDGGIGLMQVMPATADWMNQRFGQSYDIDAYRDNAYLGGTYLAWLTKYIGDMYFESDYRLDASLCTSELNSCLLNAVIAAYNYGHGAVAREGEPLAIPNPQYVRNVRALMTECVCLSY
- a CDS encoding class I SAM-dependent methyltransferase, producing the protein MTTAAYDAIADWYDDYVTTTATDYSDRVRSVLAELLGHGAGRCLDLCCGTGAHAAELRRLGWRPVGVDLSGGQLRHARGRLPVARGDATALPLPAGAVPAVACVLAHTDMPDYPAAIAEAARVLAPGGRLVHVGVHPCFVGAFADRSEPGRAVIDGGYAERERSFRSWNTVGVRARVGAWHLPLADLLNAVTAAGLTLTAVRESGSGPVPDILALQATKP